From Burkholderiales bacterium, the proteins below share one genomic window:
- the sucD gene encoding succinate--CoA ligase subunit alpha, producing the protein MSILIDEKTPVLIQGFTGDKGTFHAKEMIEYGTKVVGGVTPGKGGMKHLGLPVFNTIKEAVAKTGANASITFVPPAFCMDSILEAADAGIRLVCSITDGIPAQDMMRVKRYLMRYPKERRTLMVGPNCAGIISAGKAMLGIMPGHIYQRGTVGIVSRSGTLGYEAAAQLKALGLGVTTSVGIGGDPINGSSFLDHLVLFEQDNETEAVLMIGEIGGPQEAEAAKWVKENMSKPVVGYVAGLTAPKGRRMGHAGAIISATGDSAAEKSEIMKNYGLVVAPSASELGSCVADVLKKKKSRKVIS; encoded by the coding sequence ATGAGCATATTGATTGACGAAAAAACCCCGGTCCTGATTCAGGGTTTTACCGGCGACAAGGGCACGTTTCACGCCAAGGAAATGATCGAGTATGGCACCAAGGTCGTGGGCGGGGTCACACCCGGCAAGGGCGGCATGAAGCACCTGGGACTGCCGGTGTTCAATACCATCAAGGAAGCCGTCGCCAAGACTGGCGCGAACGCCAGCATCACGTTCGTTCCACCTGCGTTTTGCATGGATTCAATCCTGGAGGCGGCGGATGCAGGAATCCGGCTGGTGTGTTCGATCACCGACGGCATTCCAGCGCAGGACATGATGCGGGTCAAGCGCTATCTCATGCGCTACCCGAAAGAGCGCCGCACGCTGATGGTGGGCCCTAATTGCGCAGGGATAATTAGTGCAGGAAAGGCCATGTTGGGAATTATGCCCGGGCACATTTACCAGCGTGGGACCGTGGGCATTGTATCGCGCTCCGGAACGCTCGGATATGAAGCGGCTGCCCAGCTCAAAGCGTTGGGGCTCGGTGTTACCACCAGCGTAGGTATCGGCGGAGACCCCATTAACGGCAGCTCCTTTCTCGACCATCTCGTGCTGTTCGAGCAGGATAACGAAACCGAAGCTGTGCTGATGATAGGCGAAATCGGCGGCCCGCAGGAGGCGGAAGCGGCAAAGTGGGTAAAAGAGAACATGAGCAAACCTGTTGTCGGATACGTGGCGGGGCTTACCGCACCCAAGGGCCGGCGCATGGGGCATGCAGGAGCCATCATTTCCGCAACCGGAGACAGCGCCGCGGAGAAAAGTGAAATCATGAAAAATTATGGCCTAGTGGTCGCACCTAGCGCTTCCGAGCTAGGTTCTTGTGTTGCAGACGTGCTGAAAAAGAAAAAGTCGCGAAAGGTTATTTCCTAA
- a CDS encoding phosphoenolpyruvate carboxylase: MKPDNFFSLPTQAEAMEYMAYEQQLVSFLFELLADVVERHEPRIIPMLRGESRHFDLPASVLGRALQAQGIWFQLLSIAEENAAMRHRRQLENERGYQNVRGTLGQVIAEAAGSGTAADEICALLDTLKIRPVITAHPTEAKRVTVLERHRKIYRRLMDLESPRWTGRERENLVAMLRNDIELLWFTGELRLEKPTVSQEVAWGLHFFNETLFDAVPALLDKLDYALRRAYPGGHFQIPPFFQFGAWIGGDRDGNPHVTNRVTRDALYQNCLASLRHYKSRLVELLQTLSITERAAPVTDNFRAALAHALERSDKGVAISARNPGELFRQYLACMLRRFDFTLAEVEKGRPISGNKGYASADELVADLKTLEQGLTESQGETLAWSLVTPIRRAVEAFRFSTVRLDIRENTTRITQALNELWLATHFNDGEPPRFDSDEWKSWLLQQLATPLSPGRPAPRLSAKAKETLGMFGLIAEMWNVLDRQAFGTFVLSMTRTVSDVLGVYLLAKESGLFYDPAGVEYCRLPITPLFETIEDLRRAPAIMRELLNVPVMKRSIHAQGGYQEVMIGYSDSNKDGGFFSSNWELAKAQVKLTQLGRETGIPITFFHGRGGSVSRGGIATGRAIAAQPAGSICGRFRVTEQGEVVSFKYANKGTTAYHVEVLAASVLEHSLKSDREQALRANPEFDEAMEALSATAQVAYGQLARHPDLPAYFQSASPLEEISLLNIGSRPTRRFGAKSLADLRAIPWVFAWSQNRHIVPGWYGMGGGLSAFLQVRGAAGLGLLRRMFNESRLFRLIIDEVEKTLLQVDLDIARQYAGLVENEQIRAEIFHRIEAEYQLTREMVLKVSEGKDIAERFPEYRRRFGIRLPMLNQINREQVDLLRRYRLEPEGEAKNLYRDALLQSINCIAAGFGATG, from the coding sequence ATGAAGCCCGACAACTTTTTTTCTCTCCCGACTCAGGCGGAGGCCATGGAGTACATGGCCTACGAGCAGCAACTGGTGAGTTTTTTGTTTGAGCTTTTGGCAGATGTCGTTGAGCGTCACGAGCCTCGGATCATCCCGATGCTGCGCGGCGAGTCGCGCCATTTTGATTTACCTGCCTCGGTGCTCGGAAGAGCGCTGCAGGCGCAAGGAATCTGGTTCCAGCTGCTCAGCATTGCCGAGGAAAATGCCGCAATGCGCCACCGTCGTCAGCTTGAGAATGAACGCGGTTATCAAAATGTGCGGGGAACTCTGGGCCAGGTTATCGCGGAAGCTGCGGGCAGCGGAACCGCGGCTGATGAAATATGCGCGCTATTAGACACTTTAAAAATCCGTCCCGTCATCACGGCGCATCCGACCGAAGCGAAACGCGTGACGGTGCTGGAAAGACACCGCAAAATATATCGTCGGCTAATGGACCTGGAATCGCCGCGCTGGACGGGCCGCGAACGTGAAAACTTGGTGGCAATGCTGAGAAACGACATCGAACTGTTGTGGTTTACGGGCGAACTTCGTTTGGAGAAACCGACTGTTTCCCAGGAAGTAGCGTGGGGTCTGCATTTTTTCAACGAGACTTTGTTTGATGCGGTGCCGGCACTGCTCGACAAGCTGGATTACGCATTGCGCCGCGCCTACCCCGGCGGGCACTTTCAGATTCCGCCCTTTTTCCAATTTGGTGCGTGGATTGGCGGCGACCGCGACGGCAACCCGCATGTTACAAACCGTGTGACCCGCGATGCGCTGTACCAAAACTGCCTGGCCAGCCTGCGCCATTATAAGTCTCGCCTTGTTGAGTTGCTGCAGACATTGAGCATAACTGAACGCGCCGCGCCCGTTACCGACAATTTCCGGGCCGCGCTGGCGCACGCGCTGGAACGCTCGGACAAAGGAGTTGCGATCTCCGCGCGCAATCCAGGAGAGCTGTTCCGTCAGTATCTAGCGTGCATGTTGCGACGGTTCGATTTTACGCTTGCTGAAGTTGAAAAAGGCCGTCCCATATCCGGCAACAAGGGCTATGCCAGCGCGGACGAATTAGTTGCGGACTTGAAGACGCTGGAGCAGGGATTGACGGAGAGCCAGGGTGAAACGCTGGCATGGTCTCTGGTCACTCCCATCCGGCGCGCAGTAGAAGCGTTCCGCTTCAGTACGGTTCGGCTGGACATTCGGGAAAACACAACGCGCATTACGCAAGCGTTGAACGAGTTGTGGCTCGCAACTCATTTTAATGACGGTGAACCACCCCGGTTTGATTCGGACGAATGGAAATCATGGCTTCTACAGCAGCTGGCAACGCCGTTGAGTCCCGGCCGCCCGGCGCCTCGCCTTTCCGCAAAAGCCAAGGAAACCTTGGGTATGTTTGGCCTCATCGCTGAGATGTGGAATGTTCTGGACAGGCAGGCATTCGGCACCTTCGTTCTCAGCATGACCCGTACCGTGAGCGATGTGCTGGGCGTGTACTTGTTGGCCAAAGAAAGCGGGCTCTTCTACGATCCTGCCGGAGTGGAATATTGCAGGCTGCCGATCACGCCGCTGTTCGAAACCATTGAAGATCTGCGGCGCGCGCCGGCAATCATGCGTGAGCTGCTCAACGTGCCGGTTATGAAGCGCAGCATCCACGCGCAGGGTGGGTACCAGGAAGTCATGATCGGTTATTCCGATTCCAACAAGGACGGCGGATTTTTTTCCAGTAATTGGGAGTTGGCAAAGGCGCAGGTCAAGCTCACGCAGCTTGGAAGGGAAACCGGTATACCGATTACTTTCTTCCACGGTCGCGGCGGTTCGGTAAGCCGCGGCGGCATTGCCACAGGACGCGCCATTGCGGCGCAGCCCGCGGGTTCCATTTGCGGACGTTTCCGTGTCACCGAACAGGGCGAAGTGGTGTCGTTCAAATACGCCAACAAGGGTACCACCGCGTACCACGTTGAAGTCTTGGCGGCGAGCGTGCTGGAACATTCGCTGAAATCAGACCGCGAGCAGGCATTACGCGCCAATCCCGAATTCGACGAAGCCATGGAAGCACTTTCGGCAACTGCGCAGGTTGCATACGGTCAACTTGCGCGCCATCCGGATTTGCCAGCCTATTTTCAGTCCGCAAGCCCGCTTGAAGAAATTTCATTGCTCAATATCGGCTCGCGCCCGACGCGCCGTTTTGGCGCGAAGAGTTTAGCCGATTTGCGTGCCATACCTTGGGTGTTCGCCTGGTCACAGAACAGGCATATCGTACCGGGTTGGTATGGCATGGGTGGCGGTCTCTCCGCTTTTCTGCAGGTTCGAGGCGCAGCAGGGCTTGGTCTGCTGCGGCGCATGTTCAATGAATCGCGGCTATTCCGCCTTATCATTGACGAGGTGGAAAAGACGTTGCTTCAAGTCGATCTGGACATCGCGCGTCAGTATGCGGGGCTGGTCGAAAATGAGCAGATTCGGGCGGAAATCTTTCACAGGATTGAGGCCGAATACCAGCTTACCCGCGAGATGGTGCTGAAGGTCAGCGAAGGCAAGGATATCGCCGAGCGCTTTCCAGAATATCGCCGGCGCTTTGGAATACGATTACCCATGCTTAATCAGATAAACCGGGAGCAGGTCGACTTACTGCGTCGCTACCGTCTGGAACCGGAGGGGGAAGCGAAAAACCTTTACCGTGATGCGCTGCTGCAATCGATCAACTGCATCGCCGCGGGTTTTGGCGCAACCGGTTAG
- a CDS encoding ferritin-like domain-containing protein, translating to MANKPFLTDIKTLRKRARQHIEQGAVTPGYKGNRETVIKLLNEALATEIVCVLRYRRHHFMAAGINATSVAQEFLEHANEEQMHADQIAQRIVQLGGEPNFSPEGLLTRSHAEYVEGDTLISMIKEDLVAERIAIDSYREMIVYLGNDDPTTRRMMEGILAMEEEHAEDLVSLLQKLGS from the coding sequence ATGGCAAACAAACCATTTCTTACCGACATCAAGACGCTGCGCAAACGCGCGCGGCAGCACATCGAACAAGGTGCGGTTACACCTGGCTATAAAGGAAACCGGGAAACCGTAATTAAATTACTGAACGAAGCGCTTGCCACTGAAATAGTCTGTGTGCTGCGCTACAGGCGCCATCATTTCATGGCTGCTGGAATCAATGCCACAAGTGTGGCGCAGGAATTCCTAGAGCATGCCAACGAAGAACAGATGCATGCCGACCAAATTGCGCAGCGCATCGTGCAGCTTGGAGGCGAGCCGAATTTTTCACCGGAAGGATTGCTCACCCGCAGCCACGCCGAATATGTCGAGGGTGACACGCTGATTAGCATGATCAAGGAAGACTTAGTCGCCGAGCGGATCGCGATCGACAGTTACAGGGAAATGATCGTCTATCTCGGCAACGACGATCCCACTACCCGCCGTATGATGGAAGGCATCCTGGCTATGGAAGAAGAGCACGCTGAGGATTTGGTGAGTTTGCTGCAAAAGCTGGGTTCGTAA
- a CDS encoding malate--CoA ligase subunit beta yields the protein MNIHEYQAKELLSSLGVAVPRGAVAYSPDQAVYSATELGGWHWAVKAQIHSGARGKAGGIKLCKTYHEVHEAAKAMLGKKLVTGQTGPEGKIVQKLYIEVAEPFERELYLGYVLDRKIERIRVIASAQGGMEIEEIAKNSPNAILQEIVEPAVGLQGFQARELAFGLGLNIKQVARAVKTMMGAYRAFRDLDATMLEINPLVVTKDDRVLALDAKMSFDENALFRHPDVAEMRDPAQEDPREVQAAEHNLNYIGLDGAIGCVINGAGLAMATMDTIKYAGGTPANFLDVGGGASPDRIAAALRLVLTDKNVRAILVNIFAGINRCDWVAEGIVQAYRDVDIKVPFVVRLAGTNVNEGREILRESKLPLIVAETLLEAAQKVVAAAKSSDKRGATTAS from the coding sequence GTGAACATTCACGAGTATCAGGCCAAAGAACTGTTATCCAGCCTTGGCGTCGCGGTACCGCGCGGCGCGGTTGCATACAGCCCCGACCAGGCGGTATATAGCGCCACAGAACTGGGCGGCTGGCATTGGGCGGTGAAAGCGCAGATTCATTCCGGTGCCCGCGGCAAGGCGGGAGGCATCAAACTATGCAAGACCTATCACGAGGTCCACGAGGCGGCAAAGGCCATGCTAGGAAAAAAGCTGGTGACCGGCCAGACCGGACCAGAAGGAAAAATTGTCCAGAAACTTTATATCGAAGTGGCGGAGCCTTTTGAGCGCGAGCTTTATCTGGGTTACGTTCTGGATCGCAAGATCGAGCGCATTCGGGTCATCGCTTCGGCTCAAGGCGGCATGGAGATCGAGGAAATCGCCAAGAATTCTCCCAACGCAATTTTGCAGGAAATCGTGGAGCCGGCAGTAGGTTTGCAGGGCTTCCAGGCTCGCGAACTGGCGTTCGGTCTCGGGCTCAACATCAAACAGGTGGCGCGAGCGGTGAAAACCATGATGGGAGCTTACCGCGCGTTCCGGGATCTCGACGCAACCATGTTGGAAATCAACCCGCTGGTAGTGACTAAGGACGACAGGGTGCTGGCGCTCGACGCCAAGATGTCGTTCGATGAAAACGCGCTTTTCCGCCACCCCGATGTCGCGGAAATGCGCGACCCCGCGCAGGAGGACCCGCGCGAAGTACAGGCAGCCGAGCATAATCTGAATTATATCGGTCTGGACGGAGCAATCGGCTGTGTCATAAACGGCGCTGGACTGGCTATGGCGACCATGGATACCATCAAGTACGCGGGCGGCACGCCGGCGAATTTTCTGGATGTAGGCGGAGGCGCCTCGCCGGATCGAATTGCCGCCGCGTTGCGACTGGTGCTCACCGACAAGAATGTGCGCGCTATTCTGGTGAATATTTTTGCCGGAATCAACCGCTGTGATTGGGTTGCCGAAGGCATCGTGCAAGCCTACCGTGACGTGGATATCAAGGTGCCGTTCGTGGTGCGGCTGGCTGGAACCAATGTTAATGAAGGCCGCGAAATCCTGCGCGAGAGCAAACTCCCTCTTATCGTGGCGGAGACATTGCTCGAAGCGGCGCAGAAAGTTGTGGCCGCCGCTAAGTCGTCCGATAAACGCGGCGCCACGACTGCTTCATAG
- a CDS encoding DUF2721 domain-containing protein: MIGHGLTPTAVGHAIQLAVGPVFLITGVGATLSVLANRLARIVDSARVLEGRLSTSDEKERRDLHRRLAVLSKRARLSYAAISLSAVCALLICVLVQVLFLEVFLSVELPSLIGVLFIFAMMAFIFALICFLYEVYIATATLRIGPH, translated from the coding sequence ATGATCGGTCACGGTTTGACTCCCACCGCGGTTGGCCACGCTATACAACTTGCAGTTGGACCGGTCTTTCTCATTACCGGCGTAGGCGCGACGTTGTCCGTGCTCGCCAACAGGTTGGCCCGAATCGTCGATTCTGCCCGTGTTCTTGAAGGCCGCCTGTCTACGAGTGATGAGAAAGAGCGCAGAGATCTCCATAGACGGCTTGCCGTGCTTTCCAAGCGCGCCCGGCTATCATATGCGGCAATCAGCCTGAGCGCAGTGTGTGCTCTGCTAATCTGCGTGCTTGTACAGGTTCTTTTTCTGGAAGTGTTTCTCTCCGTGGAATTGCCCAGCCTGATCGGCGTGTTGTTTATCTTCGCCATGATGGCTTTTATTTTTGCACTGATTTGTTTTTTGTATGAGGTCTATATCGCAACCGCCACTCTCAGAATCGGCCCTCACTAG
- a CDS encoding CoA ester lyase produces MSFTGIEPATARLHRSELAVPGTNTALFEKAAKSAADIIFLDCEDAVAPDDKEKARKNIIQALNEISWGSKTLMVRINGLDTHYMYRDVVDIVEACARLDMILIPKVGVPADVYAVDMMVTQIETAKKRSKRIGFEVLIETALGMANVEAIAQSSKRLEAMSFGVADYAASTRARTTVIGGVNKDSGVLTDKDANGNRQYFWTDPWHAAQTRMMVACRAYGLRPIDGPFGDFNDPDGFIAAANRAAVLGYEGKWAIHPSQIELANRVFTPSEAEVSRAKRIMEAMAQAAKEGKGAVSLDGRLIDIASIRMAEALLKKAEAIRAGA; encoded by the coding sequence ATGAGCTTCACCGGCATTGAACCCGCAACCGCGCGCCTGCACCGCTCCGAGCTCGCCGTTCCTGGCACCAACACTGCTCTGTTCGAAAAGGCTGCGAAATCCGCCGCCGATATTATTTTTCTCGATTGCGAAGATGCCGTTGCTCCAGACGACAAGGAAAAGGCGCGCAAGAATATCATTCAGGCGCTGAATGAAATCAGTTGGGGAAGCAAAACCTTGATGGTGCGCATCAACGGCCTCGATACCCATTACATGTACCGTGACGTAGTGGATATCGTGGAAGCCTGCGCGCGTCTTGACATGATACTGATTCCCAAGGTCGGTGTACCGGCCGATGTTTATGCCGTGGATATGATGGTGACACAGATTGAGACGGCAAAAAAACGCTCGAAACGCATCGGGTTCGAAGTACTGATTGAAACTGCGCTAGGCATGGCCAACGTTGAAGCGATTGCACAGTCGAGCAAAAGGCTGGAAGCGATGTCGTTCGGGGTGGCCGATTACGCGGCGTCCACCCGCGCCCGCACCACGGTCATTGGCGGAGTGAACAAAGACTCGGGTGTGCTAACCGATAAGGATGCGAACGGCAACCGGCAATATTTCTGGACCGATCCCTGGCACGCAGCGCAAACGCGAATGATGGTGGCTTGCCGCGCGTATGGCCTGCGTCCGATTGACGGGCCGTTTGGCGATTTCAACGACCCGGACGGGTTTATCGCTGCAGCCAATCGCGCCGCAGTTCTCGGCTATGAAGGCAAATGGGCGATTCACCCATCGCAAATTGAATTGGCGAACAGAGTTTTCACGCCTTCTGAAGCAGAGGTAAGTAGAGCCAAACGAATCATGGAAGCCATGGCACAGGCTGCAAAAGAAGGAAAGGGTGCAGTATCGCTCGATGGGCGATTGATCGACATAGCAAGCATCCGCATGGCGGAAGCGCTGCTCAAGAAGGCTGAAGCTATCCGAGCCGGCGCGTAA
- a CDS encoding Mut7-C RNAse domain-containing protein yields the protein MATATFRFHGELADFIARDRRDVAFDYVCARAATIKHAIESLGVPHTEAGQLLVNNHPATLPRIVREGDAIEVFPHRFVEVVSDKAPEFVADAHLGGLARMLRMLGFDTLYENSMSDHEIIDIAARQRRIVLTRDRELLKIRDVARGCFVHARKPELQLREVAVRFGLERHMRPFTLCLHCNLQLEALEKSKVTGHVPDRIYEHYAEFTRCPGCGRIYWRGSHWARMREMLGAWLTSPIPIG from the coding sequence ATGGCGACCGCCACTTTCAGGTTCCACGGGGAACTTGCCGACTTCATAGCCCGCGACCGCAGAGACGTTGCGTTCGATTACGTATGCGCGCGAGCCGCAACCATCAAGCATGCGATTGAATCCCTCGGCGTGCCACACACTGAAGCTGGACAATTGCTGGTAAACAATCATCCGGCGACTCTCCCGCGCATTGTGCGCGAAGGCGATGCGATCGAGGTTTTCCCCCACAGATTTGTCGAAGTAGTCTCGGATAAGGCGCCAGAATTCGTGGCGGATGCTCATCTCGGCGGCCTTGCGCGAATGCTGCGCATGCTCGGCTTTGATACGCTGTACGAAAACTCGATGTCTGACCATGAGATCATTGATATCGCGGCGCGCCAGCGGCGCATCGTGCTCACGCGCGACCGCGAGCTGCTGAAAATTCGGGACGTGGCGCGCGGCTGCTTCGTCCACGCGCGTAAACCCGAATTGCAGCTGCGCGAAGTTGCTGTGCGCTTCGGCCTCGAGCGCCATATGCGGCCATTCACGCTGTGCCTGCATTGCAATCTTCAGCTCGAAGCCCTCGAAAAAAGCAAGGTGACTGGACATGTTCCCGATCGCATCTACGAGCATTACGCCGAGTTTACGCGTTGCCCGGGTTGCGGACGCATTTATTGGCGAGGTTCGCATTGGGCACGCATGCGCGAAATGCTGGGCGCCTGGCTCACCAGCCCGATCCCTATAGGCTGA